The Phalacrocorax carbo unplaced genomic scaffold, bPhaCar2.1 SCAFFOLD_403, whole genome shotgun sequence genomic interval GGTCCTGTTCAACCTTGGGTCCTGTTCAACCTTGGGTCTTGTTGAACCTTCGGTCCTGTTCAACCTTGGGTCTTGTTCAACCTTGGGTCCTGTTCAACCTTGGGTCTTGGTCAACCTTGGGTCCTGTTCAACCTTGGGTCCTGTTCAACCTTGGGTCTTGTTCAACCTTGGGTCCTGTTCAACCTTGGGTCTTGGTCAACCGTGGGTCTTGTTCAACCTTGGGTCCTGTTCAACCTTGGGTCTTGTTCAACCTTGGGTCTTGTTCAACCTTGGGTCCTGGTCAACCTTGGGTCCTGTTCAACCTTGGGTCCTGTTCAACCTTGGGTCTTGTTCAACCTTGGGTCCTGTTCAACCTTGGGTCTTGTTCAACCTTGGGTCCTGTTCAACCTTGGGTCCTGTTCAACCTTGGGTCTTGGTCAACCTTGGGTCTTGGTCAACCTTGGGTCTTGGTCAACCTTGGGTCCTGTTCAACCTTGGGTCTTGTTCAACCTTGGGTCCTGTTCAACCTTGGGTCCTGTTAACGACCCCGCTGGCTAACAAGACTTCATAATCCCTTTGGGCTCGCGGGAGCACCCTGTTTTTGCCAGGAAGGCAGCGTTGCTTAAATATCTCCTTTCCCTGGACCCACAAGTCCCCATAGAGATGCTGGGGCTCTTGGATGTGATGGTCCCACGTGCCGGCTTGAAGGAAGAGCCACGATGTCCATGTGCCCAAGGCACCTGCTAGTAAATCTCTTTACACCTATATGCAGGCCCTCATGTTTAAAAGCAGAGAGGGGCTCACACAACCCCtcatccccccccccaaaaaaaaaccttggTGGGGCATTAGCATCCCCAGACATCTCTGAATATCCTCCTCCAAGATCAGGCTCATGGGACGAGATCAAAGGGGTGGAAGTCCCTACCTAAGGAGGGAACAACCCTCTACTTCTGTGGCACATCACCCCCTGGAGAAGCTCCCTGGCCCACCGGTACCTCCTCCAAGTGGGTCCTCTGATGGAGAACACACTCGGTGCCCGCACTGAATGCCTTCCCGCAGACCAGGCACGCGTGGGAGCTCTCCTGCGCGTGGACCTGCTGGTGCGTGGCGAGGTGGGAGCTGCTCCGAAAGGCTTTCTGGCATCGCTGGCAGCTGTACGGCATCTCCCCGGTGTGGATCCGCTGGTGCAAGATGAGTTTTTGCTTCTGGGTAAAGGATTTCCCGCAATCAGAGCAGGAAAAAGGTTTTTCTCCGGTGTGTGTCCTCCGATGCCTGGAAAGGCTCGAGTTCTGGGTGAAGCACTCCCCACACTCAGGGCACTCGTAGGGTCTCTCTCCCTTATGGATCCGATGGTGGGAGACGAGGTTGGAGAAGTCGTTGAAGGTCTTCCCGCAATCTGGGCATTTGTAGGGTCGTTCTCCCGTGTGATTTCTTTGGTGGCGTCTCAGGCTGTTTCTCCAGCAGAAGGTCTTCCCACACTCTGGGCATTTATGGGTCTTCTGCTTGGCACGGGCCACCGGCTTGCTCGTGTCCTTCACACCACCCCCTTGCCTCGCCGGTGTCTGCTTCTTGCTCTCCAACTTGTCCTCCAGCACCTGGGGTGGTCGTCTTGGCTCCATCTGGGTGCTTTCGGTGCCTGCTTGAGAAAGACAAAGCCATCGCACCAACTCGGATGAGCGGAGGAGAAGAGGGGCCAGGGCTTCCACGAACAAGGATGGAGGAGAAACCCAAGTATCTGTTGGGGTAACGCAAGCTGGGAAGACCCAGGAGGGGGTTTGCAGCAGTGGAGGATGGGTGAAGAGAGGCTTCCACGTCCACAAATGAACCTGGGAAATGTTCTTGGAGACCACCGGCTATCACCAAGACTGAGTTATGAACCTCCCCGCCTCGAGGAGTTTCTTCCAGTGCAGCTCCGCTAGTCGGAGGTCTCTGGTCTCCTGCTTAGACCAGGACTATCCCCACCAACGGTTCAACCTAACATGGGGACAGAGCAAATCCATCCCAAGGGACATCCCCCACACCATCACTGCTGCCACACTGGGAGCAGGAATCCCAACACAGCCCCACCATGTGCTTCTCCAGACCATCCCCACCCACGGCTCCACCAGGGCATGGGGACATCTCATGCTAAGCCCCCTCCGAGGACTCACCATCGTGGAGGACTTGCTGATGTCTCATGAGGTGAGACCTCTTC includes:
- the LOC104052562 gene encoding zinc finger protein 135 is translated as MDEDRVMVEGPIEEPQNPKVDMDHDVQHQPDDKQVPRRPRKCSFKGTYAEDLQEDTTQPKSSSREKEYKCVDCKKVFTWGSSLTRHRRIHTGEKPFKCLDCGKSFAQSVVLLRHWRTHTKEKPFLCTTCGKRFSWRSDLITHQRIHTGERPYACSHCEKTFRKRSHLMRHQQVLHDGTESTQMEPRRPPQVLEDKLESKKQTPARQGGGVKDTSKPVARAKQKTHKCPECGKTFCWRNSLRRHQRNHTGERPYKCPDCGKTFNDFSNLVSHHRIHKGERPYECPECGECFTQNSSLSRHRRTHTGEKPFSCSDCGKSFTQKQKLILHQRIHTGEMPYSCQRCQKAFRSSSHLATHQQVHAQESSHACLVCGKAFSAGTECVLHQRTHLEEVPVGQGASPGGDVPQK